A single Primulina eburnea isolate SZY01 chromosome 11, ASM2296580v1, whole genome shotgun sequence DNA region contains:
- the LOC140804407 gene encoding probable pre-mRNA-splicing factor ATP-dependent RNA helicase DEAH9 isoform X1 produces MTRFWKPGTENPRLLDDEEGGVIFYNTSSSSSSGYGHMNMDKQRQRLPVYKYRTAILYLVEKHATTIIVGETGSGKTTQIPQYLKEAGWAEGGRVIACTQPRRLAVQTVASRVAEEMSVKLGEEVGYTIRFEDLTNNDLTRIKFHTDGVLLREMMDDPLLSKYSVIMVDEAHERSLSTDILLGLLKKIQRRRPELRLIIASATIEAKSMASFFNARKRQGQDDEQIEPNKEPAIISVEGRGFNVQIYYVEEPVPDYLRAVVSTVLSIDDLEPMGDVLVFLTGQDDIDAAIQMLTEDSQSNRKKGLIVLPLYSGLPRADQDLVFSPTPRGRRKVVISTNIAETSLTLEGVVYVVDCGFTKQRIYNPMTDIENLVVTSISKASARQRAGRAGRTRPGKCYRLYTEEYFINEMSAYGIPEMQRSNLVPCVIQLKALGVDNILGFDWPSSPSPEALIRALEVLYSLGVLDDDAKLTSPAGFQVAEIPLDPMISKMILASNDFGCSEEAITIAAVLSIQSIWFSSKGVQKEMDEAKLRFAVSEGDHVTFLNVYKGFIESGKSSNWCHKNFLNYQAMRKVHEIRLQLRRIVQRLGITLKSCEGDMKVVRKAVTAGFFANACRLEAFSHNGLYKTIRSSQEVYIHPSSVLFRVNPKWIVFHSIVSTDRQYMRNVISIDPSWLTEAAPHFYQHKQLNPIPH; encoded by the exons ATGACGAGATTCTGGAAGCCAGGGACCGAAAATCCCCGCCTTTTGGACGATGAAGAAGGTGGTGTTATATTCTACAACACCTCCAGTTCTTCATCTTCTGG ATATGGCCATATGAACATGGATAAGCAGAGGCAGCGGCTCCCAGTGTACAAATATAGAACGGCCATATTATATTTAGTAGAGAAACACGCCACTACCATCATAGTAGGCGAAACTGGAAGTGGAAAAACGACTCAGATTCCACAG TATCTTAAAGAAGCTGGATGGGCTGAGGGTGGTCGAGTGATAGCATGCACACAACCAAGGAGGTTGGCTGTCCAG ACTGTTGCATCCAGAGTTGCTGAAGAGATGAGTGTTAAACTAGGCGAAGAAGTTGGCTACACAATTCGGTTTGAAGATTTAACCAATAAT GATCTAACAAGGATAAAATTTCATACAGATGGAGTGTTGCTGAGGGAAATGATGGATGATCCTCTCTTAAGCAAGTATAG TGTCATCATGGTAGATGAAGCTCATGAACGGTCTCTTTCAACAGACATCTTGTTAGGTCTCTTAAAAAAG ATTCAAAGGCGACGGCCAGAACTTCGTCTCATCATTGCTTCTGCTACGATTGAAGCGAAGTCTATGGCATCCTTTTTTAATGCCAG AAAGCGTCAAGGTCAAGATGATGAACAGATTGAACCAAATAAAGAGCCTGCTATCATTTCAGTTGAG GGTCGAGGATTCAATGTGCAAATTTATTATGTTGAGGAACCTGTTCCAGATTACCTCCGTGCGGTGGTTTCAACAGTACTTTCTATCGATGATCTG GAACCAATGGGAGATGTTCTGGTTTTTCTTACTGGTCAAGATGATATTGATGCTGCAATCCAGATGCTTACAGAAGATTCCCAGAGTAATAGGAAAAAAG GATTGATAGTCTTGCCTCTGTATTCTGGACTTCCACGTGCAGATcag GATCTTGTGTTCTCACCAACCCCTCGTGGGAGGAGAAAGGTGGTAATATCAACAAATATTGCAGAGACATCCTTGACATTGGAG GGTGTTGTCTATGTCGTGGATTGTGGGTTCACAAAGCAACGTATCTATAATCCG ATGACTGATATTGAAAATCTGGTAGTGACATCAATATCGAAGGCATCTGCTCGGCAAAGGGCTGGCAGGGCTGGAAGAACTCGGCCCGGAAAGTGTTACAG GCTCTATACTGAAGAATATTTTATCAATGAGATGTCTGCTTATGGTATTCCAGAGATGCAGAGATCAAATCTTGTTCCCTGTGTGATTCAG CTAAAAGCCCTGGGGGTAGACAATATATTGGGGTTTGATTGGCCATCATCACCCTCCCCCGAAGCACTGATTAGAGCACTTGAAGTATTATATTCACTTGGAGTCCTTGATGATGATGCCAAACTTACATCTCCTGCTGGATTCCAGGTTGCTGAGATTCCACTA GATCCAATGATCTCAAAAATGATACTAGCATCAAACGACTTTGGATGTTCTGAGGAAGCCATTACTATTGCTGCTGTGCTATCCATACAG TCGATCTGGTTTTCCAGTAAGGGAGTACAAAAAGAAATGGACGAAGCCAAGTTGAGATTTGCTGTTTCTGAG GGTGACCACGTaacatttctaaatgtttaTAAAGGATTTATCGAGTCCGGAAAATCTTCAAACTGGTGTCACAAGAACTTTTTAAACTACCAAGCTATG AGAAAAGTCCATGAAATTCGGCTACAACTGAGGCGAATTGTGCAGCGCCTGGGCATAACCTTAAAGTCTTGTGAAGGTGACATGAAG GTGGTAAGAAAGGCAGTCACTGCTGGATTTTTCGCTAATGCTTGTCGATTGGAA GCATTCAGTCACAATGGTCTGTACAAAACTATTAGAAGTTCACAAGAAGTTTACATCCATCCTTCATCTGTGTTATTCAG AGTAAATCCAAAGTGGATCGTATTCCATTCTATTGTCTCAACTGATCGCCAATACATGCGCAATGTCATCTCTATTGATCCCTCCTGGCTAACAGAGGCTGCTCCACATTTTTACCAGCACAAACAGCTCAATCCTATACCTCACTGA
- the LOC140804407 gene encoding probable pre-mRNA-splicing factor ATP-dependent RNA helicase DEAH9 isoform X2 yields MTRFWKPGTENPRLLDDEEGGVIFYNTSSSSSSGYGHMNMDKQRQRLPVYKYRTAILYLVEKHATTIIVGETGSGKTTQIPQYLKEAGWAEGGRVIACTQPRRLAVQTVASRVAEEMSVKLGEEVGYTIRFEDLTNNDLTRIKFHTDGVLLREMMDDPLLSKYSVIMVDEAHERSLSTDILLGLLKKIQRRRPELRLIIASATIEAKSMASFFNARKRQGQDDEQIEPNKEPAIISVEGRGFNVQIYYVEEPVPDYLRAVVSTVLSIDDLEPMGDVLVFLTGQDDIDAAIQMLTEDSQSNRKKGLIVLPLYSGLPRADQDLVFSPTPRGRRKVVISTNIAETSLTLEGVVYVVDCGFTKQRIYNPMTDIENLVVTSISKASARQRAGRAGRTRPGKCYRLYTEEYFINEMSAYGIPEMQRSNLVPCVIQLKALGVDNILGFDWPSSPSPEALIRALEVLYSLGVLDDDAKLTSPAGFQDPMISKMILASNDFGCSEEAITIAAVLSIQSIWFSSKGVQKEMDEAKLRFAVSEGDHVTFLNVYKGFIESGKSSNWCHKNFLNYQAMRKVHEIRLQLRRIVQRLGITLKSCEGDMKVVRKAVTAGFFANACRLEAFSHNGLYKTIRSSQEVYIHPSSVLFRVNPKWIVFHSIVSTDRQYMRNVISIDPSWLTEAAPHFYQHKQLNPIPH; encoded by the exons ATGACGAGATTCTGGAAGCCAGGGACCGAAAATCCCCGCCTTTTGGACGATGAAGAAGGTGGTGTTATATTCTACAACACCTCCAGTTCTTCATCTTCTGG ATATGGCCATATGAACATGGATAAGCAGAGGCAGCGGCTCCCAGTGTACAAATATAGAACGGCCATATTATATTTAGTAGAGAAACACGCCACTACCATCATAGTAGGCGAAACTGGAAGTGGAAAAACGACTCAGATTCCACAG TATCTTAAAGAAGCTGGATGGGCTGAGGGTGGTCGAGTGATAGCATGCACACAACCAAGGAGGTTGGCTGTCCAG ACTGTTGCATCCAGAGTTGCTGAAGAGATGAGTGTTAAACTAGGCGAAGAAGTTGGCTACACAATTCGGTTTGAAGATTTAACCAATAAT GATCTAACAAGGATAAAATTTCATACAGATGGAGTGTTGCTGAGGGAAATGATGGATGATCCTCTCTTAAGCAAGTATAG TGTCATCATGGTAGATGAAGCTCATGAACGGTCTCTTTCAACAGACATCTTGTTAGGTCTCTTAAAAAAG ATTCAAAGGCGACGGCCAGAACTTCGTCTCATCATTGCTTCTGCTACGATTGAAGCGAAGTCTATGGCATCCTTTTTTAATGCCAG AAAGCGTCAAGGTCAAGATGATGAACAGATTGAACCAAATAAAGAGCCTGCTATCATTTCAGTTGAG GGTCGAGGATTCAATGTGCAAATTTATTATGTTGAGGAACCTGTTCCAGATTACCTCCGTGCGGTGGTTTCAACAGTACTTTCTATCGATGATCTG GAACCAATGGGAGATGTTCTGGTTTTTCTTACTGGTCAAGATGATATTGATGCTGCAATCCAGATGCTTACAGAAGATTCCCAGAGTAATAGGAAAAAAG GATTGATAGTCTTGCCTCTGTATTCTGGACTTCCACGTGCAGATcag GATCTTGTGTTCTCACCAACCCCTCGTGGGAGGAGAAAGGTGGTAATATCAACAAATATTGCAGAGACATCCTTGACATTGGAG GGTGTTGTCTATGTCGTGGATTGTGGGTTCACAAAGCAACGTATCTATAATCCG ATGACTGATATTGAAAATCTGGTAGTGACATCAATATCGAAGGCATCTGCTCGGCAAAGGGCTGGCAGGGCTGGAAGAACTCGGCCCGGAAAGTGTTACAG GCTCTATACTGAAGAATATTTTATCAATGAGATGTCTGCTTATGGTATTCCAGAGATGCAGAGATCAAATCTTGTTCCCTGTGTGATTCAG CTAAAAGCCCTGGGGGTAGACAATATATTGGGGTTTGATTGGCCATCATCACCCTCCCCCGAAGCACTGATTAGAGCACTTGAAGTATTATATTCACTTGGAGTCCTTGATGATGATGCCAAACTTACATCTCCTGCTGGATTCCAG GATCCAATGATCTCAAAAATGATACTAGCATCAAACGACTTTGGATGTTCTGAGGAAGCCATTACTATTGCTGCTGTGCTATCCATACAG TCGATCTGGTTTTCCAGTAAGGGAGTACAAAAAGAAATGGACGAAGCCAAGTTGAGATTTGCTGTTTCTGAG GGTGACCACGTaacatttctaaatgtttaTAAAGGATTTATCGAGTCCGGAAAATCTTCAAACTGGTGTCACAAGAACTTTTTAAACTACCAAGCTATG AGAAAAGTCCATGAAATTCGGCTACAACTGAGGCGAATTGTGCAGCGCCTGGGCATAACCTTAAAGTCTTGTGAAGGTGACATGAAG GTGGTAAGAAAGGCAGTCACTGCTGGATTTTTCGCTAATGCTTGTCGATTGGAA GCATTCAGTCACAATGGTCTGTACAAAACTATTAGAAGTTCACAAGAAGTTTACATCCATCCTTCATCTGTGTTATTCAG AGTAAATCCAAAGTGGATCGTATTCCATTCTATTGTCTCAACTGATCGCCAATACATGCGCAATGTCATCTCTATTGATCCCTCCTGGCTAACAGAGGCTGCTCCACATTTTTACCAGCACAAACAGCTCAATCCTATACCTCACTGA
- the LOC140805980 gene encoding sodium/calcium exchanger NCL1-like, which translates to MAALAVNLMLLILLSSIVQGRIIKLKSSNDLISDGVSDVGYNQSPYIIISSADSSPPNSFGCIHQYGFLPCAENAAGFIFQIMVYQSLLIFGEKQLGKGSKVLFHILGTGKFGGIIFRILMALPSMMLMIVSGVFMSKENAASQVSVGVGIYAGMTVFGLTLQWGICVIFGRRDLPQKSTDRIESSGSICSPAKEKLRLLRDTGVTIDRETRTTAGIMLLSLIPYITVQLVNVFNNLFENRLMTLMALIVAIFSLLSYFLYQILNPWIQQRSLDYSKYELLRAGFLKHVGRLGDIVNEDGKLNTPVIKKLFTETDKDADKCITKTEIEKLVLEIIESGKMKVDNRYAVSEIMNTFDFDSNMTITEKEFISGCKKWIDETNSSEHGESGSGNVFHELFRVFKEKKEDDPKEIDRIMSKILKHAQTKLLRSEYLITEDGRPNIERIRSLFKQFDTDKDKSISKSELEQLISTVKFGEFQQNHVDIVKELFKDFDQDNNSIIDEPEFVAGVTKWLKKAIRVANTSDWRKSIDEFDKIMWKQEVYDKWAFMVSVFQVLFGIVVLTFLGGPLMNSILALSFSMSLPSFCISFVIVPLAMNARALIAAILPASRKSERSASLTFSEIYAGVIMNNISGLTTLLAIVYAKDLTWDYSAEVLTIIVVCAIIGIMAYSCTTYPLWTCLLAFLLYPFSLGLYCFVQLVWSWK; encoded by the exons ATGGCTGCTCTCGCAGTAAATTTAATGCTCTTGATCCTTTTGAGCAGCATAGTTCAAGGAAGAATCATAAAGCTCAAATCTTCCAATGATTTAATCTCGGATGGAGTTAGTGATGTTGGGTATAATCAGTCTCcatatattattatttcaagTGCCGATTCATCGCCTCCGAACAGCTTCGGGTGCATCCATCAGTATGGTTTCCTTCCATGTGCAGAAAATGCTGCAGGATTCATCTTCCAGATAATGGTATATCAAAGTCTGCTGATATTTGGAGAGAAGCAACTGGGGAAAGGGAGTAAGGTGCTTTTCCATATTCTTGGAACTGGAAAATTCGGGGGTATTATTTTTCGAATTCTTATGGCCTTACCGTCGATGATGCTGATGATCG TGTCTGGAGTTTTCATGAGCAAAGAGAATGCTGCATCTCAAGTCTCAGTGGGAGTCGGTATCTACGCGGGAATGACGGTCTTTGGTCTAACTTTGCAATGGGGAATATGTGTGATATTTGGCAGAAGAGACTTACCCCAAAAATCAACTGATCGCATTGAATCATCGGGTTCGATTTGTTCGCCGGCCAAAGAAAAACTACGACTCTTGAGAG ATACCGGTGTTACAATTGATCGAGAGACTCGAACCACTGCTGGGATTATGCTCTTGTCTTTGATTCCTTACATAACTGTGCAGCTGGTTAACGTTTtcaataatttatttgaaaatcgtTTGATGACTTTAATGGCACTCATAGTTGCAATCTTTTCGCTACTCTCATATTTTCTCTATCAG ATTTTGAATCCCTGGATTCAACAAAGAAGTTTAGACTACTCGAAGTATGAGCTTCTAAGGGCTGGATTTCTGAAACACGTGGGCCGGCTAGGCGATATTGTGAATGAAGATGGGAAACTCAATACTCCTGTCATAAAAAA ATTATTCACTGAAACGGATAAAGACGCGGATAAATGTATAACAAagactgagatagaaaagctggttcttgagataattgaaaGTGGGAAAATGAAAGTTGATAACAGATATGCAGTTTCAGAGATTATGAACACATTTGATTTCGACAGTAACATGACTATCACCGAGAAAGAATTCATCAGTGGATGCAAGAAATGGATAGATGAAACCAATTCATCTGAACATGGTGAATCTGGTTCAGGAAACGTTTTTCATGAG CTTTTTCGAGTATTTAAAGAGAAGAAAGAAGATGATCCTAAAGAGATAGACAGGATAATGtccaagattttaaaacatGCTCAAACAAAATTGCTTAGATCTGAATATCTGATCACAGAGGACGGAAGGCCAAACATTGAGCGTATTCGAAG TCTGTTCAAGCAATTTGACACAGACAAAGACAAGTCGATATCGAAATCTGAACTAGAGCAATTAATAAGTACTGTGAAATTTGGGGAATTTCAGCAAAATCATGTTGACATAGTGAAGGAGCTGTTCAAAGATTTTGATCAAGATAATAATAGTATAATTGATGAACCTGAATTTGTTGCTGGAGTAACCAAATGGCTTAAGAAGGCCATTCGTGTTGCAAATACCTCAGACTGGAGGAAAAGCATAGATGAATTCGACAAG ATTATGTGGAAACAAGAAGTGTATGACAAATGGGCATTTATGGTATCAGTATTCCAAGTTCTGTTTGGCATTGTTGTACTGACATTTCTTGGAGGACCTCTAATGAATAGTATTCTAGCATTGTCGTTTTCCATGAGTTTACCATCTTTCTGCATATCATTTGTGATAGTTCCATTGGCTATGAATGCAAGAGCTCTAATAGCAGCAATCTTGCCCGCAAGCCGTAAAAGTGAAAGATCTGCTTCTTTAACATTTTCGGAG ATTTATGCTGGAGTTATCATGAACAACATTTCAGGATTGACAACTTTGTTGGCTATTGTGTATGCAAAAGATTTAACATGGGATTATTCAGCAGAAGTGCTAACTATTATTGTGGTGTGTGCTATTATAGGCATCATGGCTTACTCATGCACCACTTATCCTCTATGGACTTGCTTATTAGCATTTCTGCTCTATCCTTTCTCCTTGGGATTGTACTGTTTTGTGCAGCTTGTCTGGAGCTGGAAATAA